Proteins from a single region of Amycolatopsis sp. CA-230715:
- the cas3 gene encoding CRISPR-associated helicase Cas3' has protein sequence MHGQRQLLSDHARSTAALAGRFAGEFGAEALGFALGLFHDAGKACELWQEGLVRAEKDGGRVGVPHKELGANLLRRVAGSAAMAILGHHGGLTKPPELWDLDPADAARGRYEVESFLGALPEAEKVLLGESMSLLPAGWRESTVAEMGVRLVFSALVDADHLDTTAHARGWARPRVRDDEDMAVLRDRFEAARRERLAGRVGSPIDAIRERVYQGAVRGAAEAPGAFRMPAPTGVGKTWASAGFALHHAARYGKRRVIVAVPFITVTEQNAAEYRAMLGADAVLEHHSAVQPPESGAAERALRPVVENWDSPFVVTTTVQLFDSLFARTPSRMRKLHRLANAVIVLDEVQALPLRVLTPILDALRILSEHFGTTVLLASATQPSFPEFDVWRGLSVRDVVDEPRALFAALRRVRYEWWSDPKPRLAEVAQRACSHQQALMVVNTTADARSVFRAWAEASVEGIFHLSTRMMPAHRRDVLARVHKRLAEGRPVRLVSTQLIEAGVDVDFPVVFRAFAPAEALQQAAGRANREGKLGADGVVVVFDARDMSSPAGYGIGSAVTGEIFGPRGDVVVRPDDVDALDRYYRTLYRRANAEYGTRAAAIQYNRKRLDFQAVADGPERAMGKFNGRDPSLAFRMLDDDTVPVAVTYHHNGATPAEAMVARLRDAAEQAGMVLRQLQPYLVALPNRLLRDPAIGALCKPVLGDLYEWTGPYDEHYGIDTTGGNEREVW, from the coding sequence GTGCACGGCCAGCGGCAGTTGTTGTCGGATCATGCTCGGTCGACCGCGGCGTTGGCGGGGCGGTTCGCGGGGGAGTTCGGTGCTGAGGCGCTGGGGTTCGCGTTGGGGTTGTTCCATGACGCGGGTAAGGCGTGTGAGTTGTGGCAGGAGGGGTTGGTGCGCGCGGAAAAGGACGGCGGCCGTGTCGGTGTCCCGCACAAGGAACTCGGGGCCAACCTTCTCCGTCGGGTCGCGGGGTCGGCCGCGATGGCGATTCTGGGCCATCACGGCGGCCTGACCAAGCCACCCGAGTTGTGGGATCTGGATCCGGCGGACGCGGCGCGCGGCAGGTACGAGGTCGAGTCCTTCCTCGGCGCGCTGCCGGAAGCGGAGAAGGTTCTGCTCGGGGAGTCGATGTCGTTGCTGCCGGCGGGCTGGCGGGAGAGCACGGTGGCGGAGATGGGGGTGCGGCTGGTGTTCTCGGCGCTGGTCGACGCCGATCATCTCGATACCACGGCGCACGCGCGGGGGTGGGCGCGGCCGCGGGTGCGCGATGACGAGGACATGGCGGTGCTGCGTGATCGTTTCGAGGCCGCGCGCCGGGAGCGGCTGGCCGGTCGGGTCGGTTCTCCGATCGACGCGATCCGCGAGCGGGTGTACCAGGGCGCGGTGCGGGGCGCTGCGGAGGCACCGGGGGCGTTCCGGATGCCGGCGCCGACCGGGGTGGGCAAGACGTGGGCGTCGGCGGGTTTCGCGTTGCATCACGCGGCCCGGTACGGGAAGCGGCGGGTGATCGTCGCGGTCCCGTTCATCACGGTCACCGAGCAGAACGCCGCGGAGTATCGGGCGATGCTCGGTGCGGACGCGGTGCTCGAACACCACTCGGCGGTCCAACCACCCGAGTCCGGTGCGGCGGAGCGTGCGTTGCGTCCGGTGGTGGAGAATTGGGACAGTCCGTTCGTCGTCACCACGACCGTGCAGTTATTTGATTCGTTGTTCGCGCGCACGCCGTCGCGGATGCGCAAGTTGCACCGGCTGGCGAACGCGGTGATCGTGCTCGACGAGGTGCAGGCGCTGCCGTTGCGGGTGCTGACGCCGATCCTGGACGCGCTGCGGATTCTGTCGGAGCACTTCGGCACAACGGTGCTGCTGGCGTCGGCGACCCAGCCCTCGTTCCCGGAGTTCGACGTGTGGCGCGGACTTTCGGTGCGTGACGTCGTCGACGAGCCCCGCGCGCTGTTCGCCGCGTTGCGGCGGGTGCGCTACGAGTGGTGGTCCGACCCCAAGCCGAGGCTGGCCGAGGTCGCGCAGCGGGCGTGCTCGCACCAGCAGGCCCTGATGGTGGTCAACACGACCGCGGACGCCCGGTCGGTGTTCCGGGCGTGGGCGGAGGCGTCTGTGGAGGGGATCTTCCATTTGTCGACCCGGATGATGCCCGCGCATCGCCGCGACGTGCTGGCGAGGGTGCACAAGCGCCTGGCCGAGGGACGACCGGTGCGGCTGGTGTCCACCCAGCTGATCGAGGCCGGTGTGGATGTCGACTTCCCGGTCGTGTTCCGGGCGTTCGCTCCGGCGGAGGCGTTGCAGCAGGCCGCGGGACGGGCGAACAGGGAAGGCAAACTCGGCGCGGACGGCGTGGTGGTGGTGTTCGACGCGCGGGACATGTCCAGCCCCGCCGGGTACGGCATTGGGTCCGCGGTGACCGGCGAGATCTTCGGACCACGCGGGGACGTGGTGGTGCGGCCGGATGACGTCGACGCGCTGGACCGCTACTACCGGACGCTGTATCGCCGTGCGAACGCCGAGTACGGCACCCGGGCCGCGGCGATCCAGTACAACCGGAAACGCCTTGATTTCCAGGCGGTGGCCGACGGGCCGGAACGAGCGATGGGGAAGTTCAACGGCCGCGATCCCTCGCTGGCCTTCCGGATGCTCGACGACGACACCGTGCCCGTCGCGGTCACCTACCACCACAACGGTGCGACCCCAGCAGAGGCCATGGTCGCCCGCCTGCGCGACGCCGCCGAGCAGGCCGGAATGGTGCTGCGGCAACTGCAGCCCTACCTCGTGGCGCTGCCGAACCGGCTGCTGCGCGACCCGGCCATCGGGGCCCTGTGCAAGCCAGTGCTCGGCGACCTCTACGAATGGACCGGCCCCTACGACGAGCACTACGGCATCGACACCACCGGCGGCAATGAACGCGAAGTGTGGTGA
- the cas5c gene encoding type I-C CRISPR-associated protein Cas5c, with translation MWGPGALFTRPELKVERVSYPVMTPTAAIGVLESIFWKPEFSWVPVAIDVLAPITQFTQRRNESIDIVSVSEALAGRTVDTAEHRTQRHSVCLKDVCYRIYAHVELRGHATNPAAAYRGQFRRRVERGQCFHQPYLGTREFSAYFGPVDERDPISTSMDLGVMLHGVHHDKAGVRFSWFDARLEAGRMLIPRVGKVTELAEA, from the coding sequence GTGTGGGGTCCGGGTGCGTTGTTCACACGACCGGAGTTGAAGGTCGAGCGGGTGTCGTATCCCGTCATGACGCCGACGGCGGCGATCGGTGTCCTGGAATCGATCTTCTGGAAGCCGGAATTCTCCTGGGTTCCTGTCGCGATCGACGTGCTCGCGCCGATCACGCAATTCACGCAACGTCGCAACGAGTCGATCGACATCGTGTCGGTGAGCGAGGCGTTGGCGGGCCGCACGGTGGACACGGCGGAGCACCGGACGCAGCGGCACTCGGTGTGTTTGAAGGACGTCTGCTACCGCATCTACGCCCATGTCGAATTGCGCGGGCACGCGACGAACCCGGCCGCCGCCTACCGGGGGCAGTTCCGGCGGCGGGTGGAGCGAGGGCAGTGCTTCCACCAGCCGTACCTGGGGACGCGGGAGTTCAGCGCCTACTTCGGGCCGGTCGACGAGCGAGATCCGATTTCCACGAGCATGGATCTCGGGGTGATGCTGCACGGCGTTCACCACGACAAGGCGGGCGTGCGGTTCTCCTGGTTCGACGCGCGGCTGGAGGCCGGGCGGATGCTGATTCCGCGCGTCGGCAAGGTCACCGAGCTGGCGGAGGCGTGA
- the cas8c gene encoding type I-C CRISPR-associated protein Cas8c/Csd1, protein MLLQRLAGYAEENVTTPPFHREGEFLWRLDLFTDGRETRLTGLREPDGKRRGQRRVTPAVTRTSGVAPQMGADDVRYVFGWGDDTTEPARVADCHARFVALIREWSGSEPDDAAAVRLVRFYQDETMPARPDGVGAKDGVLIAVDDELVIHRPSLMRFWAAEVARRKGGTTPQAGLCLVCGETRPLVDSMPSTIAKHLVPGASNDAALVSVNKRVFGYGLTKNLEHTPICFDCANAVGSGLTGLLGSRHAVNLPGQDSRMVWWVVGAAEPDVLSGFATGPDPDQVNVLLARLRSGELARARELAESVASDERFCSLTVGGNASRIMVRDWIDMPLPTVLLHLAHWYRDMLMVTWAHDEPVPFGLWQLVLATGRWERRSGEKGRYTEIGSKNGRRREHVQRDLLARALRGYPLPPSVLHHVLHRIASDGRIDAPRAALVRLALCDPREKESRVSAGLDENHTDTAYLYGRVFAHLEKIQYKAHGPDVNTTYGDRFMTSAIGNPVPAVLAGRKLATAWLSKIRRNPETRNAEWSLRSTLDTLINKINPADPLPGFLPPHRQAQFVLGYHQQRADDARRARDHQKKTATESDDED, encoded by the coding sequence ATGCTGCTGCAGCGCCTGGCCGGGTACGCCGAGGAGAACGTGACGACGCCGCCGTTTCACCGGGAAGGGGAATTCCTGTGGCGGCTGGACTTGTTCACCGACGGCCGCGAAACCCGGCTGACCGGGCTGCGTGAGCCGGACGGGAAACGACGCGGGCAACGCAGGGTCACACCGGCGGTGACGCGGACGAGCGGCGTGGCGCCGCAGATGGGGGCCGACGACGTCCGGTACGTGTTCGGCTGGGGTGACGACACCACGGAGCCCGCGCGTGTCGCCGACTGCCATGCGCGGTTCGTGGCCTTGATCCGGGAGTGGTCGGGCAGCGAACCAGACGACGCGGCGGCCGTGCGTCTGGTCCGCTTCTACCAGGACGAGACCATGCCCGCGCGTCCGGACGGAGTGGGGGCGAAGGACGGTGTCCTGATCGCGGTGGACGACGAACTGGTCATCCACCGGCCGTCACTGATGCGGTTCTGGGCCGCGGAAGTCGCCCGCCGCAAAGGCGGGACAACGCCACAGGCCGGGCTGTGCCTGGTGTGCGGGGAGACAAGACCACTGGTGGACTCGATGCCGAGCACGATCGCCAAACACTTGGTCCCCGGAGCGAGCAACGACGCCGCGCTGGTGAGTGTCAACAAACGGGTCTTCGGATACGGCCTGACCAAAAACCTCGAACACACCCCGATCTGTTTCGACTGCGCCAACGCGGTGGGCAGCGGTCTCACCGGCTTGCTGGGGTCACGGCACGCGGTAAACCTGCCCGGGCAGGACAGCCGGATGGTCTGGTGGGTGGTGGGCGCCGCAGAACCGGACGTGCTCAGCGGGTTCGCCACCGGGCCCGACCCCGACCAAGTCAATGTGCTCCTCGCACGGCTGCGCTCCGGCGAACTGGCGCGTGCGCGGGAACTGGCCGAGTCCGTGGCCAGCGACGAACGATTCTGCTCGCTGACCGTGGGCGGCAACGCCTCGCGGATCATGGTCCGGGACTGGATCGACATGCCGTTGCCGACCGTGCTGCTGCACCTGGCGCACTGGTACCGCGACATGCTCATGGTCACCTGGGCCCACGACGAGCCGGTCCCGTTCGGACTGTGGCAGCTCGTGCTCGCCACCGGCCGATGGGAACGCCGAAGCGGCGAAAAGGGCCGCTACACCGAAATCGGCAGCAAGAACGGCCGACGTCGCGAACACGTGCAGCGCGACCTGCTCGCCCGCGCGTTACGCGGCTATCCGCTCCCGCCGTCGGTCCTGCACCACGTCCTGCACCGCATCGCCTCCGACGGCCGCATCGACGCCCCCCGCGCGGCCCTCGTGCGCCTAGCGCTGTGCGATCCCCGAGAGAAGGAGTCCCGCGTGTCCGCCGGTCTCGACGAGAACCACACCGACACCGCCTACCTGTACGGCCGCGTCTTCGCGCACCTGGAGAAAATCCAGTACAAGGCCCACGGGCCCGACGTCAACACGACCTACGGCGACCGGTTCATGACTTCGGCGATTGGCAACCCGGTCCCCGCGGTGCTGGCCGGCCGCAAGCTGGCCACCGCCTGGCTCAGCAAGATCCGCCGCAACCCGGAAACCCGGAACGCCGAATGGTCTCTGCGCAGCACGCTCGACACCCTCATCAACAAGATCAACCCGGCGGACCCGCTGCCCGGGTTCCTGCCGCCGCACCGTCAAGCGCAATTCGTCCTCGGCTACCACCAGCAGCGCGCCGACGACGCCCGCCGAGCCCGCGACCACCAGAAGAAGACAGCAACCGAGTCAGACGACGAGGACTGA